A window of the Butyricimonas virosa genome harbors these coding sequences:
- a CDS encoding efflux RND transporter permease subunit: MNLADYALNNRALVKFFIAVLVIGGIFAFNSMSKLEDPEIKVKQAMVLTVYPGASAHQVELEVTDVLEKSIRSMGAISSIESKSMADMSLITVELESTVSPDELEQKWDILRRKVTNAQAQMPDGVRPSVVMDDFGDVYGMFYAITTDGVGDEQLLDYAQLVKRELQDIEGVRRVEIYGNRTPCINIEMMQDKMANLGVHPMEVLSTLNSQNKTVYPGYFNSGDQRLRVAINDSYKSIEDIKNLIIQGHEDDQLRLRDIASITEGYEDPARNGMKYDGKQAFGLAISMEKGGNIITLGEKVDRELLQLKESRIPVGVDFQKVFFQPDRVRDAINVFMVNLVESVVIVILVLMLTMGFRSGVIIGTGLVIIVLGSFVVLYLFDGTLQRVSLGSLIVAMGMLVDNAIVIVDGILVDLERGVKRPAALTNIAKKTAMPLLGATLIAILAFFPIFISPDTTGEYVRDLFIVLAVSLLLSWVLALTHIPIHADHSLKVKPKKASENLYDSKIYRLFRQFLSFMLWHKSMAIGVVVVLLAITAFLYRYIPQGFFPDLSYTQLYIEFKMPEGTRVERVESDLAKIEDYLLSRPEVTHVTTSVGGTPARYNLVRSIAEPTMSYGELIVDYTTPEELKASMTEIQDYLTAHYPDAYVRMKRYNLMYKKYPIELMFTGPDPAVLRELTEKAEQIMRDEPAITLVTNDWEPMTPTLMVNYYQPIARSVGLSRSDVGLSMLAATDGMPVGSFYEGVHAKPLYMKSVNSEGEKVEALDNIPVWSVLPSTAALNEESLKGLLMGTMSGEDLLAQSIGSIPLNQATQGISLKWEDPVVRRYNGQRAMRAQCNNALGYTAESARALIVEKVDTITLPEGYAKQWLGEHKASGESMKYLFGNIPLAVILMIAILIMLFKDFRKPIIIFCCLPLAAIGIVLGMLISGKEFGFVAIVGALGLVGMMIKNGVVLLDEIGLQIASGKSQTQALLDSSSSRFRPVMMASLTTILGMIPLLGDDMFGSMAVTIMGGLLVGTVITLVFIPVLYAIFFKERKN; encoded by the coding sequence AGTTGGAGGATCCGGAAATCAAGGTAAAACAGGCGATGGTACTTACGGTGTATCCCGGGGCCTCTGCTCATCAGGTGGAGTTGGAAGTGACGGATGTATTGGAGAAGTCGATTCGTTCGATGGGAGCCATCAGTAGTATAGAATCTAAATCCATGGCAGATATGTCATTGATCACGGTGGAATTGGAGAGTACGGTGAGTCCGGACGAGTTGGAGCAGAAATGGGATATCCTGCGGAGGAAGGTGACGAATGCGCAAGCGCAAATGCCCGATGGGGTGCGTCCTTCCGTGGTGATGGATGATTTCGGGGATGTGTATGGAATGTTTTATGCGATAACGACCGACGGGGTGGGTGACGAGCAGTTATTGGATTATGCCCAGTTGGTGAAACGAGAGTTGCAGGATATTGAGGGTGTGCGTCGTGTTGAGATCTATGGGAATCGCACCCCGTGTATCAATATCGAGATGATGCAGGATAAGATGGCGAATCTGGGGGTTCATCCGATGGAGGTGTTGTCCACGTTGAATAGTCAGAATAAGACCGTGTATCCCGGTTATTTCAATAGCGGGGATCAGCGTTTGCGGGTGGCTATTAATGATAGCTATAAATCGATAGAGGATATTAAGAATCTAATTATACAGGGACACGAGGATGATCAGTTACGTTTGCGGGACATTGCGTCCATCACGGAAGGTTATGAAGATCCGGCTCGCAACGGGATGAAGTATGATGGCAAGCAGGCTTTCGGGTTGGCAATTTCCATGGAAAAAGGTGGGAATATCATTACTTTGGGAGAGAAGGTGGATCGGGAGTTACTGCAGTTGAAAGAGTCCCGGATTCCAGTGGGCGTGGATTTTCAGAAAGTATTTTTTCAGCCGGACCGGGTGAGGGATGCCATTAATGTTTTCATGGTTAATTTGGTGGAATCGGTGGTAATCGTGATTCTCGTGCTGATGCTTACCATGGGATTCCGGAGCGGGGTGATTATCGGTACGGGACTGGTGATTATCGTGTTGGGTTCATTCGTGGTGCTTTATCTTTTTGACGGAACCTTACAACGGGTTTCGTTGGGATCGCTGATTGTTGCCATGGGAATGCTGGTGGACAACGCGATCGTGATTGTCGACGGGATACTGGTAGATTTGGAACGGGGCGTGAAGCGTCCGGCGGCGTTGACGAATATAGCGAAGAAGACGGCCATGCCTTTGTTGGGGGCCACGTTGATTGCCATATTGGCTTTCTTCCCGATTTTTATTTCCCCGGACACGACGGGAGAGTACGTGCGGGATTTGTTTATCGTGTTGGCGGTATCCTTGTTGTTGAGTTGGGTGTTGGCGTTGACGCATATCCCGATTCACGCGGATCATTCGTTGAAAGTGAAACCGAAAAAGGCGAGCGAGAATTTGTACGATAGTAAGATATACCGGTTGTTCCGGCAATTCCTTTCCTTTATGTTGTGGCATAAGTCCATGGCAATCGGGGTGGTAGTGGTTTTATTGGCGATTACTGCATTCTTGTATCGTTATATCCCGCAGGGGTTCTTCCCGGATTTGAGTTACACGCAGTTGTATATTGAATTTAAAATGCCGGAGGGTACCCGGGTGGAACGGGTCGAGTCGGATTTGGCGAAAATAGAAGATTATTTGTTGAGCCGACCGGAGGTTACTCATGTTACAACGAGTGTAGGCGGGACTCCGGCTCGTTATAATCTGGTACGTTCTATTGCGGAGCCAACGATGAGCTACGGGGAGTTGATAGTGGATTATACGACCCCGGAAGAGTTGAAGGCGTCGATGACCGAGATTCAGGATTACCTGACGGCTCATTATCCGGATGCTTACGTGCGGATGAAACGTTATAATTTGATGTACAAGAAGTACCCGATCGAGTTGATGTTCACGGGACCGGACCCGGCCGTGTTGAGAGAGTTGACGGAGAAAGCGGAACAGATCATGCGTGACGAGCCGGCTATCACCTTGGTGACGAATGATTGGGAACCGATGACTCCCACATTGATGGTGAATTATTACCAGCCGATAGCTCGTTCCGTGGGACTTTCTCGCTCGGATGTCGGTTTGTCGATGCTAGCGGCGACGGATGGTATGCCGGTGGGATCTTTTTACGAGGGAGTTCATGCAAAGCCTTTGTACATGAAGAGCGTGAATAGTGAGGGGGAGAAGGTGGAAGCGTTGGATAATATTCCCGTGTGGAGCGTGTTGCCTTCAACGGCGGCTTTGAACGAGGAGTCGTTGAAAGGATTGTTGATGGGAACAATGTCCGGGGAGGATTTGCTGGCTCAAAGTATCGGTTCTATTCCATTGAATCAGGCCACGCAAGGTATTTCTTTGAAATGGGAAGATCCTGTCGTGCGGCGTTATAACGGGCAGCGGGCAATGCGGGCGCAGTGTAATAATGCTTTGGGGTACACGGCAGAGAGCGCCCGGGCGTTGATCGTGGAGAAGGTGGATACAATTACTTTGCCTGAGGGTTACGCTAAACAATGGTTGGGAGAGCATAAGGCGAGCGGGGAGTCCATGAAATATTTATTTGGAAATATTCCGTTAGCTGTTATTTTGATGATCGCTATATTGATTATGTTGTTTAAGGATTTTCGCAAGCCGATTATTATTTTCTGTTGTTTACCTTTGGCTGCTATCGGGATCGTGCTGGGAATGTTGATCAGTGGTAAAGAGTTTGGTTTCGTGGCGATTGTCGGAGCGTTGGGATTAGTTGGGATGATGATTAAGAATGGGGTGGTATTATTAGATGAGATCGGGTTGCAGATTGCTTCCGGAAAGAGCCAGACACAGGCGTTGCTAGACTCTTCTTCTTCTCGTTTCCGGCCGGTGATGATGGCGTCTTTGACAACGATATTGGGGATGATCCCGTTATTGGGTGATGATATGTTCGGTTCGATGGCCGTTACAATTATGGGGGGCTTGTTGGTAGGAACGGTGATCACGCTGGTGTTTATTCCCGTGTTGTACGCAATATTTTTTAAGGAAAGGAAAAATTAA
- a CDS encoding TolC family protein, whose amino-acid sequence MRYLLIILLVMGISPVRGQISLNLETCREMALESSKKMSIATKQGEKAEFERKAYRANFLPKLSATGLYAYMQKKSSFTIDGGYLPTFVPGANGELVYNLYIDPATKLPVMGKDGLPLAKTYAFMPDIELELGLRGVYSAGAMLEQPIYMGGKIRSAYRMATIGKEMAELNKQYTRAEVITEADEVYWQYVRLVELETSAQKYKAVVNELVRNLTDAYETGMASRNDLLKAQVKLNEAELMLQKAENGKALAGMNLCRVIGIDLYSSIQVSDSLCGEVTPGVLNAGEGLQQRPEYNLLEKDVELKEKQVALTRSDFLPEVGVSASYGFSGGISLNGQTEDVASFMAMASVKIPIYHWGEGRGKIKAMKAEQEMSRLKKEEMSQMMLLEIARARYNIEDCHARVILTRKSLSQAEENLGVSKNQYEVGMETITNYMEAQAQWQKAWSDWIDAKAELRLSETRYLKATGRLN is encoded by the coding sequence ATGAGATATTTGTTGATCATATTGCTGGTTATGGGTATTTCTCCTGTTCGGGGACAAATTTCGTTGAATTTGGAGACGTGCAGAGAGATGGCATTGGAGAGTAGTAAAAAGATGTCGATTGCCACGAAACAGGGTGAGAAAGCTGAATTTGAGCGAAAGGCTTATCGTGCGAATTTTTTGCCGAAGCTTTCGGCTACCGGGTTATATGCTTATATGCAGAAAAAGAGTTCGTTCACGATTGACGGGGGATATTTGCCAACGTTCGTACCGGGTGCCAATGGGGAGTTGGTTTATAATCTATATATTGATCCGGCAACGAAACTTCCGGTGATGGGAAAGGATGGGTTGCCTTTGGCGAAAACATATGCGTTTATGCCGGATATTGAGTTGGAGTTAGGGTTACGAGGGGTTTATTCTGCGGGAGCGATGTTGGAGCAACCGATTTATATGGGAGGTAAGATTCGTTCAGCTTATCGTATGGCCACGATCGGGAAGGAGATGGCCGAGTTGAATAAGCAATATACCCGTGCGGAAGTAATTACCGAGGCGGACGAGGTTTATTGGCAATACGTGCGTCTAGTGGAATTAGAGACTTCTGCTCAGAAGTACAAGGCCGTGGTCAATGAGTTAGTGCGGAACTTGACGGATGCTTATGAAACGGGGATGGCTTCTCGGAATGATTTGTTGAAGGCGCAAGTAAAGTTGAACGAAGCCGAGTTGATGTTGCAAAAGGCGGAAAACGGGAAGGCATTGGCGGGGATGAATCTTTGCCGGGTGATAGGGATAGACCTTTATTCATCGATACAGGTAAGTGATTCTTTGTGCGGGGAGGTGACTCCGGGAGTGCTGAATGCCGGGGAGGGATTGCAGCAACGTCCTGAATATAATTTGTTGGAGAAAGACGTGGAATTGAAGGAGAAACAGGTGGCATTGACTCGTTCCGATTTCTTGCCGGAAGTGGGAGTTTCCGCTTCTTATGGATTTTCCGGGGGAATATCTCTGAACGGACAGACGGAGGACGTGGCATCTTTCATGGCGATGGCTTCCGTGAAGATCCCGATTTATCATTGGGGGGAAGGCCGGGGAAAGATTAAAGCCATGAAGGCAGAACAGGAGATGAGCCGATTGAAGAAAGAGGAGATGTCTCAAATGATGCTTCTGGAGATTGCACGAGCCCGCTATAATATCGAGGATTGCCACGCAAGGGTTATACTGACCCGTAAATCGTTGAGTCAGGCAGAAGAGAATCTAGGGGTGAGCAAGAATCAGTATGAGGTGGGTATGGAGACGATCACGAACTACATGGAGGCTCAGGCACAATGGCAAAAGGCGTGGAGTGACTGGATTGATGCGAAGGCGGAATTACGGTTGAGCGAAACGAGATACTTGAAGGCGACAGGACGGCTGAATTGA